The Clostridioides sp. ES-S-0010-02 genome window below encodes:
- a CDS encoding YjiG family protein codes for MSQQNTGSTIVNSKPKKTVVETFMGGAKKGFYIGVEQILPAMIMGYVIVQFLQLTGLVDILGNVFGPVMGIFGLPGESVVVLIAAFFAKAAGAATAANLFAQGIITASQATILIMPCMLMGTLVGHYARIVLVANTSTKYRMLLLAVPIFDAVVGMLIVRVLLTFMGLM; via the coding sequence ATGAGTCAACAAAATACTGGAAGTACAATTGTAAATAGTAAACCAAAAAAAACTGTTGTTGAAACATTTATGGGAGGCGCAAAAAAAGGTTTTTACATAGGTGTTGAACAAATATTGCCAGCCATGATAATGGGGTATGTAATAGTACAATTTCTACAATTGACTGGTCTAGTTGATATTTTAGGAAATGTTTTTGGTCCAGTAATGGGGATTTTTGGACTACCTGGAGAATCAGTCGTAGTTTTGATAGCGGCTTTCTTTGCTAAGGCAGCAGGAGCAGCTACAGCCGCAAATTTATTTGCACAAGGTATAATTACAGCATCACAAGCAACTATTTTGATTATGCCATGTATGTTAATGGGTACTCTAGTTGGTCATTACGCTAGAATAGTTCTTGTAGCTAATACTAGCACTAAGTATAGAATGTTACTATTAGCAGTTCCTATATTTGATGCAGTGGTAGGTATGTTGATAGTTAGAGTTTTACTTACTTTTATGGGATTAATGTAA
- a CDS encoding alanine racemase, whose product MKISEIATPSFLLDLDQLEENINTIQEICTKNNKQLWPMLKTHKSTYIAKLQKDTGATGFLVGTLDEAEALINAGFKHIMLAYPYMGDANINRVVTMASKINLICATDNIECARTYSKAFSLAKIECKLLLIVDCGLHRFGVKPEKVVELAIEISKLESIKIVGISSHPGQVYGCSSPEGVPDVCVQENSAMEKASKLLTDNGFNIDIVASGSTPTVETEATSKTITAVRPGNYVYYDAIQIALGCATEKMCALTVVCTVISKNSDGYYLVDCGSKCLGLDKGAHGNSSIVGYGIVCGHPELIIDSLSEEVGKIKVNGKTNIKIGDRIRIIPNHSCSTANLTSNLLGFRGDTIEKVIEVDIRENSKHIVL is encoded by the coding sequence ATGAAAATTTCAGAAATTGCTACACCAAGTTTTTTACTAGATTTAGACCAGTTAGAAGAAAATATAAATACAATACAAGAAATTTGTACAAAGAATAACAAACAGCTTTGGCCTATGCTTAAAACTCATAAAAGTACATATATTGCAAAACTTCAAAAAGATACAGGTGCTACTGGATTTCTTGTTGGAACTCTTGATGAAGCTGAAGCTTTGATAAATGCTGGCTTTAAACATATTATGTTGGCTTACCCTTACATGGGAGATGCAAATATAAATAGGGTAGTAACCATGGCTTCAAAAATAAATTTAATATGTGCTACAGATAATATAGAATGTGCAAGAACTTACAGCAAGGCTTTTTCTCTAGCTAAAATTGAATGTAAACTACTTCTTATTGTAGATTGCGGATTACACCGTTTTGGTGTTAAACCAGAAAAAGTAGTAGAACTTGCTATTGAAATTTCAAAACTAGAAAGTATAAAGATTGTTGGAATAAGCTCACATCCAGGTCAAGTATACGGTTGCAGTTCTCCAGAAGGTGTACCAGATGTTTGTGTTCAAGAAAATTCTGCTATGGAAAAGGCATCTAAATTATTAACTGATAATGGATTTAATATAGATATTGTAGCTTCTGGAAGCACTCCAACAGTTGAAACTGAAGCCACTTCTAAAACTATCACTGCTGTAAGACCTGGAAACTATGTATATTATGATGCTATACAAATAGCTTTAGGATGTGCTACTGAAAAGATGTGTGCTCTTACTGTCGTATGTACTGTAATATCAAAAAATAGTGATGGATATTATTTAGTTGATTGTGGAAGTAAATGCCTTGGACTAGATAAGGGTGCTCATGGAAATAGTAGTATTGTTGGCTATGGTATAGTTTGTGGACATCCAGAACTTATTATTGATTCACTTTCAGAAGAAGTTGGTAAAATTAAAGTAAATGGAAAAACTAATATAAAAATAGGTGATAGGATAAGAATCATACCTAACCACTCTTGTTCTACTGCAAACTTAACAAGTAATTTACTAGGCTTTAGAGGAGATACAATAGAAAAAGTCATTGAAGTAGATATACGAGAAAATTCAAAACATATTGTACTTTAA
- a CDS encoding MerR family transcriptional regulator, with amino-acid sequence MTIKEVEEKTGLTRSNIRFYEKEMLIQPIRNESNGYREYSDENIEDIKKIAYLRTLGISIDDIRNIILQQISLYEIVEKQEQVLKTQIYDLENAKTMCEKMLKFNELSYLNLKVEEYITEIPEYWNENKHTLKLDSVSFLYMWGGNITWGIITIACLLIAIIAFPKLPTQIPVQWNNGVANSVDKKFIYAYPIICVVFRFILRPFTCRWLQIRAFYSDTIADYLTNFLCFVALSVEVFSIFFVYNIVKNVTVILFVDTCVFMILLLVGWNKIYQKTSNSQKMSKE; translated from the coding sequence ATGACAATTAAAGAAGTTGAAGAAAAAACTGGACTAACACGTTCTAATATTCGATTTTATGAGAAAGAAATGCTAATTCAGCCCATTCGTAATGAGAGTAATGGTTATAGAGAGTATTCAGATGAAAATATAGAGGACATCAAAAAAATTGCATATTTACGTACATTAGGGATTTCTATTGATGATATTCGTAATATTATACTTCAGCAAATATCTTTATATGAGATTGTTGAAAAACAGGAACAAGTTCTCAAAACTCAAATATATGATTTGGAAAATGCAAAAACTATGTGTGAAAAAATGCTTAAATTTAATGAACTAAGTTATCTAAATTTAAAAGTAGAAGAATATATAACTGAGATACCAGAATATTGGAATGAAAATAAACATACTTTAAAACTGGACTCTGTAAGTTTCTTATATATGTGGGGAGGAAATATTACATGGGGAATTATAACCATTGCTTGTTTACTGATTGCAATCATAGCATTTCCAAAACTGCCAACTCAAATTCCTGTGCAATGGAATAATGGTGTAGCCAATAGTGTAGATAAAAAATTTATTTATGCTTATCCAATTATTTGTGTTGTATTCAGATTTATTTTACGTCCATTTACATGTAGATGGTTACAAATACGAGCTTTCTATAGTGATACTATTGCAGATTATTTGACGAACTTTTTATGTTTTGTAGCTTTATCCGTAGAAGTATTCTCAATATTTTTTGTCTACAATATTGTCAAGAACGTTACAGTTATTCTTTTTGTAGATACCTGTGTATTTATGATTTTATTACTAGTAGGATGGAATAAAATATACCAAAAAACAAGCAACTCTCAAAAAATGAGTAAGGAGTGA
- a CDS encoding dihydrofolate reductase: MRKVVLYIAMSLDGYIAEEDGSVAFLDEVASDSQQEDYNTFYDTIDTVIMGNSTYTQIINELSPNEWFYKGKECYVYSKTTSGVNENVKYTNLEPKKLIEQIRAEKNGKDIWIIGGSEIVELFTKDNLIDDYFVYVLPIILGRGIPLFKAGIQRTNLNLKKVSNIEQLVKLEYSKKQV; this comes from the coding sequence ATGAGAAAAGTGGTACTTTATATTGCAATGAGTTTAGATGGTTATATAGCAGAAGAAGATGGTAGTGTAGCTTTTTTAGATGAAGTAGCTTCAGATTCTCAACAGGAAGATTATAATACTTTTTACGATACAATTGATACAGTTATTATGGGAAATTCAACATATACACAAATAATAAATGAACTAAGCCCAAATGAATGGTTTTATAAAGGGAAAGAATGTTATGTGTATTCAAAGACTACTAGTGGAGTTAATGAAAATGTAAAGTATACCAATTTGGAACCTAAAAAACTAATTGAGCAAATTAGAGCAGAGAAAAATGGGAAAGATATCTGGATAATTGGAGGAAGTGAAATAGTAGAATTATTTACAAAAGATAATCTAATTGATGATTATTTTGTATATGTATTGCCAATAATATTAGGTAGAGGAATTCCATTATTTAAAGCTGGAATACAGAGAACAAACTTAAATCTTAAAAAGGTTAGTAATATAGAACAACTTGTAAAATTAGAATATAGTAAAAAACAAGTATAA
- a CDS encoding M20 family metallopeptidase, whose protein sequence is MITYLKEISKFVDENREEIISLWKEIVNIESYTNCKESVNKLADRLKCEFEKEGLDCDLIDAGNNGSTLIGTLGSNRNKKPIIFSGHMDTVFEIGTFGENPFKIMEGKAYGPGVLDMKGGIVISLYVIKALNKIGYKDRPIKIVFSGDEEIGHKDSNGGDIILKEAKGGLCAFNMETGLVDNSLCVGRKGRIGCNINVKGVETHAGNDFEGGRNAIEEMANKILQIQKLTNLEVGTTASVSIIKGGRVSNSIPEDCSIEVDLRFEKVEEMENVKKRIQEICEDTYIEGTSTHVDFVSEMMPFETTEDVMKFHKFVNTVSKENGFGEINSKRLGGSSDASYLTIANVPAICSFGVKGEWNHTSREYALVDSMFERVKLISTIVLNLDKFDI, encoded by the coding sequence ATGATTACATATTTAAAGGAGATTTCTAAATTTGTTGACGAGAATAGAGAAGAAATCATTTCACTGTGGAAAGAGATTGTTAATATTGAAAGCTATACAAACTGTAAAGAGAGTGTAAATAAATTGGCTGATAGATTAAAATGTGAGTTTGAAAAAGAAGGATTAGATTGTGATTTAATAGATGCTGGAAATAATGGCAGTACATTAATAGGTACACTTGGTTCTAACAGAAATAAGAAACCAATAATTTTTTCAGGGCATATGGATACTGTCTTTGAAATAGGTACATTTGGAGAAAATCCATTTAAAATAATGGAAGGAAAAGCATATGGGCCAGGTGTGTTAGATATGAAAGGTGGAATAGTAATTTCTTTATACGTTATCAAGGCTTTAAATAAGATAGGATACAAAGATAGACCAATAAAAATAGTCTTTTCAGGTGATGAAGAGATAGGACATAAGGATTCAAACGGAGGAGACATTATATTAAAAGAAGCAAAAGGTGGTCTATGTGCATTTAATATGGAAACTGGGTTGGTAGATAATAGCTTATGTGTAGGTAGAAAAGGAAGAATCGGGTGTAATATAAATGTAAAAGGTGTAGAAACACATGCAGGAAATGATTTTGAAGGTGGAAGAAATGCAATAGAAGAAATGGCTAATAAGATATTACAAATACAAAAATTGACTAATCTTGAAGTTGGGACTACAGCAAGTGTAAGTATAATTAAAGGAGGAAGAGTATCAAATTCTATTCCTGAAGATTGTAGTATAGAAGTAGACCTTAGATTTGAAAAAGTAGAAGAAATGGAGAATGTTAAAAAAAGAATTCAAGAAATATGTGAAGATACTTACATAGAAGGAACCTCTACACATGTTGATTTTGTAAGTGAAATGATGCCATTTGAAACTACAGAGGATGTTATGAAGTTTCACAAATTTGTAAATACAGTATCAAAAGAAAATGGGTTTGGTGAAATAAATTCTAAGAGACTTGGAGGAAGTTCAGATGCTAGCTATTTAACTATTGCAAACGTTCCTGCGATATGTTCTTTTGGAGTAAAGGGAGAATGGAATCATACATCAAGAGAATATGCATTAGTAGATTCTATGTTTGAAAGGGTAAAATTGATTTCTACAATTGTTTTAAATTTAGATAAATTTGATATATAA